The genomic interval AATAAGCATACCCACTAACTTAGCAGTGGGAGGGCACAATCAGCTAGCCAAGGGCTCTTCCATAAAGAGTGGAAAATGAGGAGGCCAGCCCAGCCAAATAACCTATAACAACATTTCAGGCTATATTAACCCGAGATTTTGTTAACCCAATTAATTAAAGGATAGACCTTATTAGCTACGAAAGATGTGATTCAAAGCAGGGCTCGACAATAACGATGGCGCGGGGCCAATAAAAAGTCCAGATCAAAGTAGCAAGTCACTCTTCCAATCGGGccaaatttgagattttaaaataataatcgcATTATAAACTcgacatcctccagttgtttcgtAATCTGGCACTCGCACAAAACTACCTTGCAGCTCCTTTTGCACGCTGTTGAccagtcaagagttgagcagtgatgtgacgcGTGGTTGtatggtattgtttttcaataaagcatttaaaaacTTGGGTGAATCACTTAATTAAAGGATAACTACAAGCTCAAACGAAAGCGAACATTTttacctcagtgcaaaaaataatGTACCTGTTTCGACGTCAATGGAACGGTGTCGTCTGTCTTAAGTTCCCGGCAAGAGCTGACAAAtgtctttttacaaaggcactgacaactttcaTAAACAATCCCCGACCCGCCATGCcatgccaatagcaaacagcacctggtcagCATGACAGCCAATTGCGTGGCTGACAATCCATCTTCAGGGTCCTTGGTTgtatcaggaatttaaatgctgATGCACATTGGGTGATTGCACGACATAACAACCGCATACCTAGTAACTGATGGACCATCCGGTCGCCTTGTTCCCTGAGGTGAATGAGTTagtgtattcatttttataattagaaatgttatgaaagaaacatttttgttttatatatccagaatgcatttcacaaatgattaatcatgttaagtaacaaaagtatttggttctgtgttgtaacactgataaattacaacttttggaacgagggacagtaaaaaaaaaaattggcccAGTAAGTTTCAAACCCAGTGGCCCCACTGGGCCAGTGGCCAAACATTTTAACGTTGAGCCCTGGATTGTATACTGAGTTCTCGTGTGCACAGAGTGAAAGCTCATTCACCTGTAATATGTCTGATCAAAACTACAGACCAAGGACTGGAGGGTCCCCCACAGCGGGACAGCTAACTGGGTGGGAAGAGATGGCAGACTAGAGTGGCCCGGTCTGAACCCAATGATGATGATGCTATTTCTGTTCAGTCTCGGTTCATGTACTGCGTTGCTGATGGTGGACATCTTTTAGTCTGAGGCTGAGTATGTGTGAAGGAGATGGGGTCAGCATtgaattgatttatttttctcaaagttccCAGTTCTCCCTCTCACCATAATTCCACCTTGCATCACTCTTTCATTGTAACTTCCCCTCTTTTTTTCATCCAGTAAGTATTTCCCCCACACTAAATTCCTCCATATTACCCATCATCCTTCTCTCCCACACTTCCCTCTGTCAGTAGACCTTTGCCCTTTTCTTCTCTCGGTTCCTGTTGTCTTTTCCTAATTGTTTATAGTATTTTCCATTATGGTTACAATAATATTAGTTGCCAAATTTCcttttggttaaataatagtGTAGGCTACTTTAAGTGTGTATGTTTTATCTTGACAACTAGCCTAAATAAGCACAGCTCAATAGTCTTGCATTGTCTTGACTTGGATGAACTTGTCTTGAGTCAAAGATGTTTTCTCATACATTAAAAGCAAAGCCAGTTCAGACATTAGAATGAGTGTGCATACTGTATGGCTTCTGGGGATGACATCACCTGGTGTAGCACCAATAAGTACATTCATCACTCAAAACCAGCCTATTTAAATTGACCATTTCCGCACAGACTCATGGTTGGCGCAAACATGCAAGGCCATGCTGGGCTTGACTACTAACATGCTCATTTCGAAATAAGCCCTTGAAGTGGCATGCTTGTTGACTTTTGCTATCTCACAAACTCCGATTTAAGATTTTGCTTTAGATAACGTGAACAGACCTTTTCGGTTCCATtttcatttgcttttcttttattcATTCGGTTGTCTCACTTCAGCTTAGGTTTcaattgtttttacaaaataataatattacaaccccatttccaaaaaagttgaaaatgtaaatataaacataatgcaaagatgtgcaaataatttaaaacccatttcattaaaaaaatagtgcaaaaacaacaggtcaaatgttgaaattgataattgtaattgtttcttggaaaatacattctcactttgaatttgatgccagcaacacgtttcaaaaagccTGGgacaccaaaagactggaaagctGTACTGCTAAACAAGAAAttgaaccagacaagcctagttctgaCAGCCCACCAATAGAagggataaatgttgttgcccaaaCTGGATTCGATCCAGTCtactatgtgacagactgtgtacACTATGTAAACGGGTGTGAGGGTGCATGTgatacgtgtgtagagatgtggtgtctgtttacttgcattgtcaaaccaaatAGTCGGAACTCCCCGGTTtcctacattagttaacatccaaaccaataaCTGgatcgctacactacattcaacaccttaaattataaagagattactgtagatggcaagctaatagctatacagtaactataatgaaaacaatgacttgaatcactccatggctggttcgtttttTTAGAAAAAGAATAGACAGTTGAACAGCCTACCACTACGTCAAgtgaactacgctatgtaaacTGAAAACAAGAGCAACATGAACTAATCCTAAAGCCTAATTTGATTGGTCCATGGCAAAGATCAAACCCTGGTTTTCTAATATGACAGTCCGTGTTACTAACCACAACACTGTTGGGGACAGATAACTAATAGTTATGTTCAGAAAATGATTTGACAGTAGATTATGTAGGTTATGTTTTAAAGGCACTAATCTTTCTGGTCTGATCTTCTGCAGTCAAGACATTTTGGACTTCTCATACCTCTACGTTGTGAATTTGATCCTAGTCTAAAAGAATGACGCCAACCATATTCCAGTATAAATGATAAAATCAAATGATACTTGTGTTTAGAAATGCTTGGGCGTTTTCTTGTGAATGCTTGTCCgagtttatatttttgtctgtgtgtgatacTGATTTTACTGCATGTGGGGAACCAGAAGTTCTCACAAAGGCAGTAAAATATTACATCCTTCTAGAAAAAAGGGTATTTCCCATTTATGGGTCAGATTTATATGTACTAAACATTTCTCAATGCCAGATGTAAAATACGTGTGATAGCTTTGTCTTTCATCTCTTTCCATGACTAGGCACATGACATACCAGCAGATGCTTTCTATATGATATTGGAAAAATGCCTTAAACTATGGTAGTGCAAAACTTTAACCTTCAACCATTTTAGACCTAAGTAGCCATAGGCTTGGAAAGCCTGAGTAAATAGTTGTAGGAGGAGTGCTGatgttaaataaaagttgtTGTCTTTCATTCACAATGTGTTTTGGCATAATGCATTTCCCAGAGTTCCCCTGGTCTGTCGCCCATAGTAACATAGCAGTGAGTGACTATACCACCATTCCAAAGTGAGTTCCCATTCCCATGCTCATCTCATCCCCCTGAAAGTAAAAATGGAGTGGGCAGTAAAACCAGATTTCCTCTGACAACCTAATAAGGAATTGCCCAAAAGAAGGGGTCTGGGGCTGTGTGGTTTCTTCAATTTCTATTAGATAGAGATGACAATTTTAGCTActgtacattaaataaataggAATGACAATAACATGGGTGTGTGCTCCCGTgtgaaagagagataaagaccAAAATAAGTTATTACTATAAGGAGGTCTTGTGTGTTCCAATGATTTGTGTGTTCCAATTATTCCTCCTCAGTGGGATACAAAAGCATTCTCCCCCTCTGACAATCtagcattttattgtgttacaatatgaaatgctatattaatttaattaggTGTTTTTGCCACTACTCAACAACAAATTCCATAATCTCAAAGTGAAATATAAAATCTGCACattgttcaaatgtatttactacTATGAGACAGAAAATAGTTGATTAACTGAGTAGGCAATCAAGAGTCCTATGGCAAATGAcctttatgggagagtggcaaaaagaaactTGAATCAAACCTTGCCTAGATTGACCAAgattgagcaattttgcaaagaaggaAGGGCAAAAATGTAAGTCGAGACTTATTCAAATAGACTTATTCTTGTAATTGCTGCTAAAAGTGCCTCTACCAGATACTGAATaaagggtgtgaatacttatttattaaatcaagaattttctgttttgcatttgtattttatttagaataatTTGTAGATTAAATTGTTCACTTACACATTATGTGCTTTGTTTGTGGTGATCGATGACAAATGagctcataaacacacacaaacacacagcaataCAAGTGTAggtaaaaaaactaatttaaagaaaataattgaattgCCTAAGACAATGTAACTGCTTATGATACTCAAAGGTGCCCCAATGTATTACCATGTTGTCTTTTTTGCCTCATAATTCTGTTGATCCCCCAGAAACCCTGTTTTCCTGTTTgctgtggaaaaaaataagatgtttgtggagaaagaaagaggaagaattCTGTGAGGTCATCCAGCAATCTGggtttaatcaaacaaaaaatTGTGTTTTGGCCTCAGGGTTTCAAATGTTGTAGTGGGTCAATTGAATCTTAAACATACAATGCTGTTGTACAGTTGTGATTGTAGCATTTGGGTTAGGTTATTTTATGTTACGTGGACAGGGAAAATAGGGCATATAGTTTTACCCACAAGGGTAAAAaatactgtgtgtctgtgaagaaAAGAACTGCATTACTTTTCGATTTGTCACTGTCCCTTTTTGCTTGTAACGTTGGAACACTCCTCATTTGGAACACATTTACCTGCCTCACTTTCCCTGTTATGGCTTACTCTTAGTATGGAAAGTGTGAGTGCTTTGTGAGCCCAGTGCCATGGAATGCTGGCAACTACAAAACCAAATTTGGAATTTTGATGTGtcagaactgtgtgtgtgtgtgtgtttgattttgtttgagTGTATGTTTCATCAGTCTGTGAGGGAAGAGACAGGCCAATTCACCGAAAAGTGTGGATGGATGAGCTGACACAGTGGAAGTGATTAGGTATTACTGGAACCATctaagcagaacattttaatgagcTTTTTTTCTTACTcgatttattttttactctctctccgtctcgctctctgtaaaattatattttattcactGGTGACATTGGTTTAGTAATTATGAAATGCTATTTTTGTCAGATTTTGCCAGACAGAACCTACTCACCTAAGTAAATAGCAAGACTGGACCTTCTCTGagtgaaaaaagaaacagaatcaAATGTGTGTTGAGGGGCTGCGTGAGGCTAATAGAGAATGAGAGCAAGGAGAAGGTCTGGGTATAAAAGAGTGAGTGTGTgcagtgtgcgtgtgcgtgtgcgtgtgcgtgtgtgtatgtgtgaaagaGTGTGCATGCATGCGCGCGTGTCTTTTATTCTCGCTAGGGAGCAGCATCCCGGTCTGAAGGATGATGATCTCATAGTCAATAATAACTTCCTTTCAATGTGTGTTTACCGAGTGTTGCTACTGAGGGTGTGGCCTAGATGGGGAGCAGGAGGGGCCTTAGGGCAGTCATTCCGCTATATTAGCTGCAGAAAGCTCACCCCCATTCACAGGTTGTTTCACTTTTAACCCTGGCGAAAGGCTGAACTACAACTACAACCTACAACTATTACACTCAAGTAACCACGCAGCTACTTTCTCAGGATCAAGCTAATCTTCATCTGAATCTCTCAACACTTCACAACTTTAAGGTATGAGgatgtttgttgttattcattATACAAAAATTGTTAGTGTCCCTGGAAGTATTTTTCCCCCAGGCAAACTTCATCGCGTTTTTTCATATGATGCTATTAGGTAACAAATCACTACATGGAAGCACATATTGAACGTCTGCATGTGTCCCGACCGTAACTCCGAGGTTGTTCCCCAATCTGTACAACAAGTTGGATACAGACATGGTCAATGTGTGATATGAGTACATTTTAACCCCGAACCTAAATGTCTCAAACGTATTGGTTGCTGACTAGTCACTAGGACAACAAAGATAAATGACTTCTGAAATTAGAGCAGAAGTGAGTAAAGTTGGATGGCTATACGTGTTTTTAACTGGGGGAGGCTGAATGCACAGCATCAGTCTGATTCTATGGCCTGCAAGGACACTGAGAAGACCTCTCTTTTTTACtattattcaactgttatttACCTAAGTCTGGGGGTtgctgttgtttattttctgccTCTTAAACAAAGCATGACTAAGTCTGGCATTCAGGgttcttgtcttgttttgtctcatTCCAACAGCTGTATCCACAGGAAGAGCTAATACCAAGGCCAGTGTGTCAAGATATGACACTGTCTGGGATGTATTTATAAAGGCACACCACACAGCCAAGTGctttgtaatttatgttttttattggaTGATTTGCTCTATAGTCCCTCACGGTTTTAGTCTGTTTCCTGTTTGGTGCCCTGTTATTTAATCAGAAACAGAGACTTTTCTGATTTACTGCTCTTTGTCCAGAACTGTTTTTACAAACAATTGTTCTCTGGTGGAATGTTGTGGAATCTATcattcctttttattattttgtaaaatgttcttaGTTGTGATTGCTATTAGAGCAAGAATTGTGTGAAGTTAGATTTATCCAACATCTATAGTTGTATGGTACTGTACCTTTTGGGGAATAATGTATTCTACAGCAGTCCTTAATCCCACCATCATTTGATCTAAAATCGATATCCTTTCCTGATTTCCCTGTACACAGCCTTGTCAATCATACGTCAGTCATTTCAATCAGTTATATAAGCCCTATTTATATTAGTTATCACAATTGCTTATAAAGAGGCCCTGCCTGTAACCCAAGAGGGCCAGCAATAATGTGTAAAGGCTAGGAAATAACCTAGCAGTAACAAAGGCAGTAACCTATGACCTTGATAGGAAGCAGGCTCTTTCCATTCCCCTAATCGATCCCTTCTTACCTTGGGTTCATTATCGTTGTTCTTGAATACATTTCCCTCCGTCCTTAACAGGATTTACTTGTACAGTGTGACATGGTATTGTTGAATACTTCACTGAATTCCCTCCAACATCTACATTATTTCCTAAGCGTGTCTCTCAACAACTTCCCTCAccctttcctcctccctctctacccaGAATGCTGTCTCTGTTCGTGTGCTTCTTTCTCTACGCCTCTGGAGCTGCCCTCTCTAAACTccaggagaaacagacagactttGGAATGCAGGTCTTCTCCCAGATGGCCCTGACCACCCGAGACTCTAACCTAGCCCTTTCCCCCTTCGGAGTGGCCTCCGTTCTGGGCATGGCTCAGTTGGGTGCCGCAGGCGAAaccctgaaaacactgaattcCAAAATGGGCTTCACTCTAGAAGGTAAGGGTGGACTGTAGTTCAAGTCACGTTTAAAAGCTTTATCTACATGTGGTTGCATGAGTTTCGCAACGTAAACACGGCTACAAGGCATCGGTTTACAACCGATGACTCCTTGCCAACATGGCAATAACAAAAACGGAAGTGCTGTAGTCTAGCTGGTGACCCACGCCGGAACACAATGCTCTAGTCATTTCCCGAATCCTCTTCATTCTTCCTCTATATCATCTTGATCTTCAGCCTCCGTTGTGCTTTTGAATTCACACTTTAAATCCACAAACCCGACGGTTAACCACTTCCTTTTCCTCCAGAGCACGGGATGGCCCGTCAGCAGCGCCTGCTCCAGCGGGACATTGCTAGCACGGAGGGAGTGGAGCTGGCCAGCGGGGTGATGGTGGAGAGGAAGATGGTCCTGGAGAAAGGTTTCAGGAAAGGTCTGCGGAAAGCATTCCAGGCCTTCCCTCACCAGCTGGACTTTTCCAAGCCCTACCAGGCCTTGGACATCATCAATGCCTGGGTCTCCGACCACACCGCAGGTGAGAGGCAAGGAGGCAGGCAAACCAAATATATGTCCTTCTCTGGGATGTTGGGAGATTGGGTCCCCTGTCTGCAGGATAAATGTTAATTATTCAATGGAGGgacaaagtggaaaaaggtTACGCATCATAAACGGGATGATTCGAACACTGAAGGCTGATAGACAAAGAATCTGCGTGAGACCatacctcactgctgctattttaaaatattatgttataCTGCTGTTATTGCTTTGATATCTGGTTTTTAATAGTTAAAAGGCATTCCCGGGTATTGTGGTATATGGACATATGTCCACAGCCAATGGCTGTATCTGTGCACGTGAAAACAGCCCTTGGACATAGTATTTTGGCCATATAACACACAACAACATGAGTTACTATAGAGCCACCATTGTCCCAACAAACTTTCAatccctcctcttttctctcactccttcAGGTAACATCCCTTCATTCCTGTCATCGGATGCACTGACTGACGAAACACGCATGGTCCTGCTGAGTGCTCTGCACTTCCAGGGGTTATGGAAGGTGCCCTTTGACCCCAAGATGACACAGGAGAGGCTGTTCCAGTGTGCCAACGGCAGCTCAGTGACCGTTCCAATGATGAGGCAGACAAACCGCTTCAAATATGGTGGGCACCTCCTCAGGCCTTTTTTGATGTGGAGTTAAACAGTCCGCCATCTCTGTTATTAATATCTGATCACTGCATACTTCTTCTCTATAAAGATGTTAAGTTAACTTTAGaagctctcacttggtgccaaatCCAAACATCAGATCCGTGCATGAGCAAATGTTTTCACATCCTGAAACCAATTCAACTTGACCCCCTTCCGCTCCACAGGTGAGTTCGTGACCCCTGACGGTGTGGACTACGACGTTATCAGCGTTCCTTACGAGGGCGATGCCCTGAGCATGCTGCTAGTCGTCCCGTTTGAGCGCGACACGCCGGTGAGCGCGCTCGTCGGCGAGCTGACCAGCCGGCGCCTGCAGCAGTggagggaggagatgaggagtGTCAAGCGTCAACTGGCCCTGCCCAGGTTCACCCTCGACTCCGAGGTGGATCTCAAAACCCCCCTGACCAGTATGGGATTGGGGAACATGTTCAACCTGGCTAAGGCAGACTTTACCCGTATCACCAGTGAGTACCTTCCACTACTAAGGCTTGTTTGAGTTCAATTTTAAGAAAGCTGTTCCCATAGCCACACTGGTATTCCACAGAACAAAGTAATTCATTTGACATACATTCTAACTGGTATATAATTTGGGAGGTGACAGATTTCCTTTCTTGATTTATACCATGACTAGTGTGTGTATTTAGCAAATctacattgttgtttttttaaatcatttttaaaatatcattAAATATCCctatatttctttcctttcttttcatCCAGCTGAGGAAAGGCTCAGTGTGTCCAAGGTTCTGCAGAAGGTCAAGATAGAGTTGAATGAAGAGGGGACCAAAGGATCATCAGTCACAAGTACATAACATGACAATTAAGATACtattaatcaatcaataacatttcataaaGTCCTTTATACATTAGCAGTTGTTAAAAAGTGTTTATACTGATACCAAGCCAAAAAACACGTAAGAACCATAACATGAAGCACAGTAGCTTGAAAGAATGCTCTAGAAAGATAACAGAattgtgttttgactgttgttTCTATCTTCGCCCATTGCAGGTGCTATCATGTTCTCTCGTATGGCTGTAGAAGAAATCACCCTGGACAGGCCATTTCTTTTCCTCATCCAACACAACTCCACAGGTGAGGTCCCCTTATTCTGCCAGCATAACCATCTACATGTTAAAAACAAGATATTAGCATAAACAATTTATTGTCTTACCTCACCACAAATCTAAGTAGCTGTGCTATTATTATACAAGTACATTATACATGTATTATTATACATGTATACACTTTATAAATCAAAGGATAGCAGGTATTTTTGTCCCTGTATATGAAGTTATATTTTTTATGGAGATCACTTCCTCCCTCagacattttgacatatttCCTACTTTGGTCATCCTCTAATATGAATGGtatctgtttctccctcccagGTGCTGTTCTGTTCATGGGTCAAGTCAACCAACCCAATCAAAGCTAATCAAATGTAAGGAAACCCTGAAAAACCAACTGATACACAATGACCATGAAACACTCCTATCATTCCACTGGCAGGGGTAACTGTCAATCTACATGCTACTGAGATCACCCctgaataatgaaataatttatatGACCTGAACAATAACTACTcctaaaaatcatacataaCCACATATTACCAAAAAGATGAGAATGCCTTCATTTTTATGAGATGTGAAAGTTGATATCTGTTAATTGCTCTGGTGGgatgtattttgtattatatttatttaatgtgagCAATGGtatgactgaatgactgaaatgttCAAGGGAGAGATTTTGAATTAGATCTGAACggatttatgtatttttattatgctGTTCAATTTTGTTTACACTCTGTAATGGTCTGTTTGCTCAAACAGTTGTATTTTTGTagcatttcaaatatatatttattaaaattatagcttttttaaaaaaaaatattaaaagggTCAGTCATGTTTCAAGTGTTTGTTGATCTATCTGTAACATGCAATGTAACaagcaataatttattttaagaagTTGGAggtcaaaatattgatttctaatTCAAATGAATTTACTTCAAAAAGAAATCATCCCCACAGTCTGAGACAAGCTTTCCTTACTTTACTTACTTTTGTAGCGATACCCGTGTACACCTTTCATGTAATATTGGCCACAATACAGCGTACAAAAACCTGGCAAGCTAAATTGACATAATCGATTGGGGGAAAAATGAATCTTGGCACTGAATGCACACATGTTGGCCATCACCTAAGAATTCAGTTTCCATGGGAACCACATTACCGACCGTCTTGTTTGTCATGGCAACAACATCCAACATGCTGACTGTACTGGCGCGAGACACCACATAGAATCCTCGCACACACCGAATCCAATTTATAACGTTTAGTTTAGTCATACACGCAAATTAAATAAGTTAATGTTCACTTTTAGTTATTAAACCTTTTGAAGTAGACCTACAGTTGATTAAACGAGTGGCCTCGGTGGGTTTGCCTACAAAACTGGCTTCACCTCTTGCCACAAAATGCGCAATGCGCATGTTCACTGAGGAGGGGAACAGCTGACGTCTGTCACCGGATTCAGTCCTTGTTCCTACCAACTAGGCTGAATGGGTTGGTTGCCCGCTCGAGCCGTAGTATTCTGAAACCGACATGGAATGTTGACATTTGCTGGTTTTAAAACCAAAAggaaaattaattaattaatcaacgAAGACCATTTGCACTGGGAACCCGATAAAAATGGTATGTAATCTCGTCATAAAAATAGTTCAATAGCTAAAGCTATCCGGCTACCTCTTTAGCTACAGTAAGGTGTATGGTTTCAGGAAGCAGAGTACCTCCTCACCTGTATGTTAGCCATAAAGTGGCTAATGCTAACGTACAGGTAGCATACCAATGTGGACAGGCCGCATGTTCGAATTGTATTTATAATTTCTAACTTCGCTAGTAACATATGGCGTTATCAGTTATGTTGCTAACGCTAGCAAGTTATCTTCGAATCTAACCTCACTTAACATCATACGTTcttagtatatatatatttttcttagcCATCCAAATAGTGATTAGACAAATGGCTAACTTGCGAGCTAGGTTTCTAACGTTAGGGAGTTTTTTTGTCAGGTTGACGGTGAAACCTACTCTTGAGATCTTGCCTGGACATGCTCCTGTTTGTACACCATTGGTTTTAACAGCTGTAATTGCAACCTGATCTGCTTGACTGCCCTAGAAACTGCTTGTTACTGATGATCAATATGTATAGATAAAATGGTTTTCAACTATTGCCAAGTGATTCCACTTTCACTGTTGCTGACATGGTGATCACAGTAAGTCAATTAGCCTGCCTCTTGCATATTGCTGTTGTCTGGTTTTGTATCTATACAGTGGACCGGATGGGAAACTGTTGACTATTTGACAATCTTCACCTTTTGTCAACTTAATATTGGAAATACTCCCTTCACCAGTTCATTCCTAAACAGGGAAATACTCTCCTCATCACCTTACATGAATCCCTTccgtctttccttctctctgtcagaTGAATACTAGAGAAAAGGCACTGAGTGGGGTCATCTGTAAGTAAAGTGGAGCTAGCATAGTTGTTATTTATTGGTGTGAGTAGAGTTTGTATGACATGTCTAGTTCTGAATCTGCTATTTAACCAGTGGTTCCTGAAAAAGCATTTAGCTCAGCTTTGCATATTAATGTATCATGGTAACCAGCTAACTAACTAGCAGGAGGGACTGTTTGGACCATAATGCCAATTCCCTATTTGGTGTGAAAATGCATGACAAGGAGTTGGAATGATGTTGCAAACAGACTCTCCCTCAGGCTGTGACTGTGTAGCTTTCAGTCTAACGTTGTGTTTGCTATATCCTAAGCCTGACTTAACATTTCACTACAGTTTGCTATCATTAGTGTTTCATAAGACCTAGTATACTAATATTTGTGATCTGCTAGCGTTGCTGTTTGAATTGTGACCTGTTTAAGTTGTACTAATGTTTGTGTTGGATTTACTTTGGAGTATACTGTGCACAGAAGAGGGTTGGCTCAGTTGAGTACTGTTGGCTTGGTCTCAGATCCTCCTCTGCTGTCTTGCCAACTTGTATATGACCTTTTTCTGTTTGGTGTGATAATCACCATGGCAGTTGAAAAGACTGCACAAACAGATCTGAGCCCAGGCGAGAGTACTGCAATTCCTTTGATAATTGGATTGGCAAGATGGCACAAACTGAACTGAAGCCAGGCTAGAATACGGTTGGTCCTTTGATGATTGGGTTGGCAATATGGCACAAACAGTACTGAACCCAGGCTGGAATAGTGCAGGTCCTTTGGTGGCTTTAACTGAGTCGGACTGCTCACATCGTTGTATCTGACACAGATGAGCCTAAGAATAATCTCCCAAAAGGAATCCAGTCTATTCTTAAGCACATCATGGCCTTCTCTGCTTTACCCTCCCTGATCACATGCCTCTGTGTGAAGTGTTTCACAGCTTCTCACGTGttcactttctttttttgtctttaacaCTGA from Esox lucius isolate fEsoLuc1 chromosome 24, fEsoLuc1.pri, whole genome shotgun sequence carries:
- the serpine1 gene encoding plasminogen activator inhibitor 1, with amino-acid sequence MLSLFVCFFLYASGAALSKLQEKQTDFGMQVFSQMALTTRDSNLALSPFGVASVLGMAQLGAAGETLKTLNSKMGFTLEEHGMARQQRLLQRDIASTEGVELASGVMVERKMVLEKGFRKGLRKAFQAFPHQLDFSKPYQALDIINAWVSDHTAGNIPSFLSSDALTDETRMVLLSALHFQGLWKVPFDPKMTQERLFQCANGSSVTVPMMRQTNRFKYGEFVTPDGVDYDVISVPYEGDALSMLLVVPFERDTPVSALVGELTSRRLQQWREEMRSVKRQLALPRFTLDSEVDLKTPLTSMGLGNMFNLAKADFTRITTEERLSVSKVLQKVKIELNEEGTKGSSVTSAIMFSRMAVEEITLDRPFLFLIQHNSTGAVLFMGQVNQPNQS